A genomic stretch from Bosea sp. F3-2 includes:
- a CDS encoding helix-turn-helix domain-containing protein has product MQNQQDDKLITLKEASEALGLPIFKFYRAAKAGQIPTYRLFNSRKYVKLREIIEIIEKSKTSVGA; this is encoded by the coding sequence GTGCAAAACCAGCAAGACGACAAACTAATAACGCTAAAGGAAGCGTCCGAAGCGCTAGGGCTTCCCATCTTCAAATTCTATCGCGCTGCCAAAGCAGGCCAGATCCCTACATACAGGCTCTTCAACTCTCGAAAATATGTCAAACTTCGCGAGATCATCGAAATCATTGAAAAGAGTAAAACATCAGTAGGCGCTTGA
- a CDS encoding SDR family oxidoreductase yields the protein MDLGLVGKRALVLGASRGLGAAIAQTLAAEGATVIAAARSSDVTENWIAALPADQRGRVRGAKLDLTDLASVEALADRLVAEGGVDILIGNSGGPPPGEARDARRDDWLKHFEGMAANLFHLAQSLLPGMAERGFGRIVTIASSGVEQPIPRLALSNGIRAAVIGWSKTLASEVAGSGVTVNVVLPGRIHTERVDQLDDAAAARSGGTREAVAQASMATIPAGRYGKPQEFADVVAFLASERASYVTGAKIRIDGGLIRGI from the coding sequence ATGGATCTGGGACTAGTCGGAAAGCGCGCCCTGGTGCTGGGCGCGAGCCGCGGATTGGGCGCGGCCATCGCTCAGACGCTGGCGGCCGAAGGCGCGACCGTCATCGCCGCGGCGCGCAGCAGCGATGTCACGGAAAACTGGATCGCCGCCCTGCCCGCGGATCAGCGCGGCCGGGTCCGCGGCGCGAAGCTCGATCTCACCGATCTCGCCTCGGTCGAGGCCCTCGCCGACCGCCTCGTCGCGGAAGGCGGCGTCGACATCCTGATCGGCAACTCCGGCGGCCCGCCGCCGGGCGAGGCCCGCGATGCCAGGCGCGACGACTGGCTGAAGCATTTCGAGGGCATGGCCGCCAATCTGTTCCATCTGGCGCAGAGCCTGCTGCCCGGCATGGCCGAGCGCGGCTTCGGCCGCATCGTCACCATCGCCTCCTCCGGCGTCGAGCAGCCGATTCCGCGCCTTGCCCTCTCCAACGGCATCCGCGCCGCCGTGATCGGCTGGTCGAAGACGCTGGCCTCGGAGGTTGCGGGCAGCGGGGTGACGGTCAACGTCGTTCTGCCGGGCCGCATCCACACCGAGCGCGTCGACCAGCTCGACGATGCCGCGGCGGCCCGTAGCGGCGGCACGCGCGAGGCTGTCGCCCAGGCTTCGATGGCGACGATTCCCGCCGGCCGCTACGGCAAGCCGCAGGAATTCGCCGATGTCGTCGCCTTCCTCGCCAGCGAGCGGGCAAGCTATGTGACGGGCGCGAAGATCCGCATCGACGGCGGCTTGATCAGGGGCATCTGA
- a CDS encoding dihydrodipicolinate synthase family protein, protein MVLLDETAKGVYVIAVTPFTETGALDLDSTDRMVDFYLEKGATGLTVLGMMGEAPKLTADESRIFVRRVLARVQGRVPVVAGVSAPGFAAMRELSESVMGDGAAGVMVAPPSNLRTDDQIVSYYAMVAETLGPKTPFVLQDFPLVTQVQITPAVILKIVAAHPSCVMLKHEDWPGLAKISALRAASDQGGRRISILVGNGGMFLPEELSRGADGAMTGFAYPEMMVDVWKAHAAGQVERAHDLFDAYLSLARYEQQPGLGLAIRKYTLAKRGAIASATLRKPGGALSKADIADIERLIARQERRLKEIG, encoded by the coding sequence ATGGTTCTGCTCGATGAAACCGCGAAGGGTGTCTACGTCATCGCGGTGACGCCCTTCACCGAGACCGGCGCGCTCGATCTCGACAGCACCGACCGGATGGTCGATTTCTACCTGGAGAAGGGCGCGACTGGCCTCACCGTCCTCGGCATGATGGGTGAGGCGCCGAAGCTGACGGCGGATGAATCCCGCATCTTCGTGCGCCGCGTGCTGGCGCGGGTGCAGGGCCGCGTCCCGGTCGTCGCCGGCGTTTCCGCACCCGGCTTCGCGGCGATGCGCGAGCTCAGCGAGAGCGTGATGGGCGACGGCGCCGCCGGCGTCATGGTCGCACCGCCCTCCAACCTGCGGACCGACGATCAGATCGTCTCCTACTACGCCATGGTGGCCGAGACACTGGGACCGAAGACGCCTTTCGTCCTGCAGGATTTCCCGCTCGTCACCCAAGTGCAGATCACCCCGGCCGTGATCCTGAAGATCGTCGCCGCCCATCCGAGCTGCGTCATGCTCAAGCATGAGGACTGGCCCGGCCTCGCAAAGATCTCCGCCCTGCGCGCGGCCAGCGACCAAGGCGGCCGCCGCATCTCGATCCTCGTCGGCAATGGCGGGATGTTCCTGCCGGAAGAGCTTTCGCGCGGCGCCGACGGCGCCATGACCGGCTTCGCCTATCCCGAGATGATGGTCGATGTCTGGAAGGCGCATGCGGCTGGCCAAGTCGAGCGGGCGCATGATCTCTTCGACGCCTATCTGTCGCTTGCCCGCTATGAGCAGCAGCCCGGCCTCGGCCTCGCCATCCGCAAATATACGCTGGCGAAGCGTGGCGCCATCGCCTCCGCCACCCTGCGCAAGCCGGGCGGAGCATTGTCGAAGGCCGATATCGCCGATATCGAACGGCTCATCGCGCGGCAGGAGCGGCGCCTGAAGGAGATCGGCTGA
- a CDS encoding FAD-binding oxidoreductase has product MDDLIAALAEALGEANVLVSQQDQAPFLTDWLGKYRGAARAVLRPGSTAEVAAAMRICARHEVPVVPQGGNTSMSGGATPDMSGRAVVLSLIRLNSIRSIDIVGNTITVDAGIVLAKVQQAAQEVGRFFPLSLGAEGSCTIGGNLAANAGGVAVLRYGTMRELTLGLEVVLADGRIWDGLTALRKDNTGYALRDLFIGSEGTLGIITGAVLKLFARPHARASAFVAVQDAAAALALLSAIRDHCGDRLTAFEFMTGECLALILRHIGDARLPLAIMPPAAVLIELSDQDDEPGLRERLEAALADSIETGLVHDAAIAQDGTQARAFWRIREGVSEALVREGKAAKHDVSMPVSAMADFVAAADVAVRAVAPGVRPIVFGHLGDGNLHYNLLPAEAQDAAAFAALAPALTRIVHDEIGRRRGSISAEHGIGQLRVAEMPLRKAPLELELMHQLKHLLDPAGLLNPGKLLPGKLLPASTPN; this is encoded by the coding sequence ATGGACGATCTGATTGCCGCACTCGCCGAGGCACTCGGCGAGGCGAATGTCCTCGTCTCCCAGCAGGATCAGGCTCCCTTCCTCACCGACTGGCTCGGCAAGTATCGAGGCGCCGCGCGGGCCGTCCTGCGCCCCGGCTCGACCGCAGAGGTCGCCGCCGCAATGCGCATCTGCGCGCGCCACGAAGTGCCCGTCGTCCCGCAGGGCGGCAACACCAGCATGTCCGGCGGCGCCACGCCGGACATGTCGGGTCGCGCGGTCGTCTTATCGCTCATAAGACTGAATAGCATTCGCAGTATCGACATCGTCGGCAACACGATCACCGTCGATGCCGGCATCGTGCTCGCCAAGGTACAGCAGGCGGCGCAGGAGGTGGGGCGCTTCTTCCCGCTCAGCCTCGGCGCCGAGGGCAGCTGCACCATCGGCGGCAACCTCGCAGCCAATGCCGGCGGCGTCGCGGTGCTGCGCTACGGCACCATGCGCGAGCTCACCCTTGGCCTTGAGGTCGTGCTCGCCGACGGACGCATCTGGGATGGGCTGACGGCGCTGCGCAAGGACAATACCGGCTACGCGCTACGCGATCTCTTCATTGGCTCGGAAGGCACGCTCGGCATCATCACCGGTGCGGTGCTCAAGCTCTTCGCCCGGCCCCATGCCCGCGCCAGCGCCTTCGTCGCCGTTCAGGACGCAGCCGCCGCGCTCGCCCTTCTGTCGGCGATTCGAGACCATTGCGGCGACCGGCTGACCGCCTTCGAATTCATGACCGGCGAATGTCTGGCGCTGATCCTGCGCCATATCGGCGATGCGCGCCTGCCGCTGGCCATCATGCCGCCGGCGGCGGTGCTGATCGAACTCTCCGATCAGGACGACGAGCCCGGCTTGCGCGAGCGCCTCGAAGCCGCGCTGGCCGACAGCATCGAGACCGGCCTCGTGCATGACGCCGCCATTGCGCAGGATGGCACGCAGGCCCGGGCCTTCTGGCGCATCCGCGAAGGTGTGTCCGAAGCGCTGGTGCGCGAGGGCAAGGCGGCCAAGCACGACGTCTCGATGCCGGTCTCCGCCATGGCCGATTTCGTCGCTGCGGCCGACGTCGCCGTCCGCGCGGTGGCGCCGGGCGTCCGGCCGATCGTCTTCGGCCATCTCGGCGACGGCAACCTGCACTACAACCTGTTGCCGGCCGAAGCGCAGGATGCCGCAGCCTTCGCGGCGCTCGCGCCCGCGCTCACCCGCATCGTCCATGACGAGATCGGCCGTCGACGCGGCTCGATCAGCGCCGAGCACGGCATCGGCCAGCTGCGCGTCGCCGAGATGCCGCTGCGCAAGGCGCCGCTCGAACTCGAACTGATGCATCAGCTCAAGCACCTGCTCGATCCGGCAGGCCTGCTCAATCCGGGCAAACTTCTGCCGGGCAAGCTTCTGCCCGCTTCCACCCCCAACTGA
- a CDS encoding aspartate/glutamate racemase family protein: MSGTIYVINPNSTERVTREIDVAVAPLRMAGGPAIECLTLAEGPPGIQSQRDVDGLIPALLRRAASLENEAAAFVVACFSDPGMHALREQSEKPVLGIAESGVLTALTLGHRFGIVAMLQNSIPRHLRYLGAMGMMDRFAGDLPVNLTIAEMADDTLTLGRMITVGRSLRDAHHADVLVMGCAGMARFREPLERELGIPIVEPTQAAVTMAIGRVQLGWGGHPLRGG; this comes from the coding sequence GTGAGCGGCACGATCTACGTCATCAATCCAAACTCGACCGAGCGCGTGACCAGGGAGATCGATGTCGCCGTCGCGCCGCTGCGCATGGCAGGCGGCCCCGCGATCGAATGCCTGACGCTGGCCGAGGGACCGCCCGGCATCCAGTCCCAGCGCGACGTCGACGGGCTGATCCCGGCCCTGCTGAGGCGCGCCGCAAGCTTGGAGAACGAGGCCGCCGCCTTCGTCGTCGCCTGTTTCTCCGATCCCGGCATGCATGCGCTGCGCGAGCAGAGCGAGAAGCCGGTGCTTGGCATCGCCGAATCCGGCGTGCTGACGGCGCTGACGCTGGGCCATCGCTTCGGCATCGTCGCGATGCTGCAAAACTCGATCCCGCGCCACCTGCGCTATCTCGGCGCGATGGGCATGATGGACCGCTTCGCCGGCGACCTGCCGGTGAACCTCACCATTGCCGAGATGGCGGACGATACGCTCACGCTTGGCCGCATGATCACCGTCGGCCGCAGCCTGCGCGATGCGCATCATGCCGATGTGCTTGTCATGGGCTGCGCCGGCATGGCGCGCTTCCGCGAGCCGCTGGAACGAGAACTGGGCATCCCGATCGTCGAGCCGACCCAGGCGGCGGTGACGATGGCGATCGGGCGCGTGCAGCTGGGCTGGGGCGGGCACCCCCTCCGCGGAGGCTGA